A genomic window from Anaerolineae bacterium includes:
- a CDS encoding YjbQ family protein: protein MVVTQEFSLSTKGFCDFYNITRRVEEAVRGSGLKNGLATVFTPSATSAITTVEYESGMLQDFEDFFERVAAQAWEYKHNQRWHDGNGFSHVRAALLGPSITVPFVDGQLTLGTWQEIAFVDFDNRGRSRRLVVQMMGE, encoded by the coding sequence ATGGTTGTTACTCAAGAATTTAGCCTATCCACCAAAGGCTTTTGCGATTTTTACAACATCACCCGCCGGGTAGAAGAGGCAGTGCGCGGCAGCGGTCTCAAAAACGGTCTGGCGACTGTGTTTACTCCCAGCGCCACCAGCGCCATTACCACGGTAGAATACGAAAGTGGGATGCTGCAAGATTTTGAAGATTTTTTTGAGCGCGTGGCGGCCCAGGCCTGGGAATACAAACACAACCAAAGATGGCATGACGGCAACGGTTTTTCCCACGTCCGTGCAGCCTTGCTTGGCCCCTCTATCACTGTGCCGTTTGTGGACGGCCAGCTCACTCTGGGCACGTGGCAAGAAATTGCCTTTGTGGATTTTGATAATCGCGGCCGGTCTCGCCGCCTGGTGGTGCAGATGATGGGCGAGTGA
- a CDS encoding phenylalanine--tRNA ligase subunit beta → MKVPISWLKDFVDITLPVAELAKRLTLAGLEVGGIDYIGVEGADLVWDHDKLVLGHILKVEQHPNADRLVLATVDIGAAAPETVVTGAPNLFEFVGQGDISHLGLKSPFVMEGATVYDGHAKEPGAKMKLKGREVRGIMNRHMLCSEKELGLSDDHTGIILAQDDAPPGTPLVDLWGDVVLDIDLTPNISRCASILGVAREVAALTGQKVRYPAVYDVSGGELADYKPAVLAGSGLTMGHAEVLPPSLEGVLDIETTEPELNPRFVTILLEGIEIKPSPYWMQRRLRLAGMRPINNIVDVSNYVMLETGQPNHAFDWDVLRHRAVEYPPSSFSSTEGTKEGVVKIITRLAEPGETVLTLDEKIHQMPDYSILVTDPKGNLSIGGIMGGGESEVSEQSQNILLEAAAWNFINIRRTSQALNIPSEAAYRFSRGVHPSLAMLGALRGAKLMADLAGAAVKGVLDYYPNSPEAVVFDLPQAEVTRLLGIEIELAKIKHILESLEFQVQEIQADSPTLRVTVPDHRLDISAEPTTGRADLIEEIARIYGYDRLPVSEIADELPPQRNNPALDREERTRDLLIQAGLQEVITYRLTTPQAEARVLGQDYPARAQYVTLANPSTPERTVMRHSLLNSVLEMAAENSKHHHRVQVFEVGSVYLPNPLSQEGEQGEAAILPAEPVRLAMVMAGPREDITWLPGADRSVVDFYDLKGVVESFLNGLHLDNIVYIPTQHLAYHPGRVTELRVNGQAMGVLGQLHPLVVAAYELQVDDGQPVLAADFDLDALLCQIPDLYVVRSLSRFPAVQQDIAVVVDENLPAEQVETLIAQTGRPLLVEVRLFDVFWGAQLGPGKKSLAYSLTFQAQDRTLTDQVVAKQQDKIVKRLAQELGARLRS, encoded by the coding sequence ATGAAAGTACCTATTAGCTGGTTAAAAGATTTTGTAGACATTACGTTACCTGTAGCAGAACTGGCCAAACGTTTAACCCTGGCCGGGCTGGAAGTTGGCGGCATTGACTATATCGGCGTGGAAGGGGCTGATTTAGTTTGGGATCATGATAAATTGGTGCTGGGCCACATTCTTAAGGTAGAGCAACACCCTAACGCCGATCGTCTGGTTTTGGCTACGGTTGACATTGGCGCCGCCGCGCCGGAAACCGTGGTTACCGGCGCACCCAACCTGTTTGAGTTCGTCGGCCAGGGCGACATTAGCCACCTGGGTCTCAAATCGCCTTTTGTGATGGAAGGGGCCACAGTCTACGATGGTCACGCCAAAGAACCCGGCGCAAAAATGAAGCTCAAGGGTCGTGAAGTGCGGGGGATCATGAACCGCCATATGCTCTGCTCCGAAAAAGAGCTGGGCCTCAGCGACGACCACACGGGCATCATCCTGGCACAGGATGATGCCCCGCCGGGTACACCCCTGGTTGATCTATGGGGCGATGTGGTGCTGGATATTGACTTGACGCCCAACATCAGCCGCTGCGCCTCCATTTTGGGGGTGGCGCGGGAGGTAGCCGCGCTGACGGGCCAGAAAGTGCGCTACCCCGCCGTATATGATGTCAGTGGGGGTGAATTGGCCGATTATAAACCCGCGGTTCTGGCCGGCAGTGGTTTGACCATGGGCCACGCCGAGGTGTTGCCTCCCTCGTTGGAAGGTGTGTTGGATATTGAAACCACCGAGCCGGAGTTGAACCCCCGCTTTGTGACCATCCTGCTTGAGGGGATCGAAATCAAGCCGTCGCCCTATTGGATGCAGCGCCGATTGCGGCTGGCCGGGATGCGCCCCATCAACAACATTGTGGACGTGAGTAACTACGTGATGTTGGAAACGGGCCAGCCCAACCATGCCTTTGATTGGGACGTGCTGCGCCACCGGGCGGTTGAGTATCCCCCCTCATCTTTCTCCTCAACGGAGGGTACAAAGGAGGGAGTGGTTAAAATTATCACCCGTCTGGCCGAACCCGGCGAAACTGTGCTGACCTTGGATGAAAAGATTCACCAGATGCCTGACTACTCCATTTTGGTCACCGATCCCAAGGGCAATCTCAGTATTGGCGGCATCATGGGGGGGGGAGAAAGTGAGGTCAGTGAGCAAAGCCAAAACATTCTATTGGAAGCGGCGGCCTGGAACTTTATCAACATTCGCCGCACCAGCCAGGCGCTCAATATTCCCTCTGAGGCGGCCTATCGTTTCAGCCGGGGCGTGCATCCCAGCCTGGCGATGCTGGGCGCATTGCGAGGGGCCAAATTGATGGCCGACCTGGCCGGCGCCGCGGTCAAGGGGGTGTTGGATTATTATCCCAACTCGCCGGAAGCCGTGGTGTTTGACCTGCCCCAGGCCGAAGTGACCCGCTTGTTGGGGATCGAAATTGAATTGGCCAAGATCAAGCATATTTTGGAATCATTGGAATTCCAGGTGCAAGAAATTCAGGCCGATAGCCCTACCTTGCGGGTGACTGTGCCGGATCACCGGCTGGACATTTCGGCCGAGCCGACAACGGGCCGGGCCGACCTGATTGAAGAAATTGCTCGGATTTACGGTTATGATCGCCTGCCGGTATCGGAAATTGCGGACGAACTGCCGCCGCAGCGTAATAATCCTGCCCTTGACCGCGAGGAGCGCACCCGCGATCTGTTGATCCAGGCCGGCCTGCAAGAAGTGATCACCTATCGGCTCACCACGCCCCAGGCCGAAGCTCGCGTATTGGGCCAGGACTATCCGGCCAGGGCGCAGTATGTTACCCTGGCCAATCCCTCCACCCCGGAGCGGACCGTAATGCGCCACAGCCTGCTCAACAGCGTATTGGAAATGGCGGCTGAAAATAGCAAACATCATCACCGGGTGCAGGTATTTGAAGTGGGTAGCGTCTACCTGCCCAATCCTCTTTCTCAAGAGGGGGAACAGGGCGAAGCCGCCATCCTGCCCGCCGAGCCGGTCCGCTTGGCTATGGTGATGGCCGGCCCGCGTGAGGACATTACCTGGCTGCCTGGTGCAGATAGGAGTGTGGTTGACTTTTATGATTTGAAGGGGGTGGTAGAATCGTTTCTCAATGGGCTGCACCTGGACAACATCGTTTACATTCCCACCCAACACCTAGCCTACCATCCGGGTCGGGTGACCGAGTTGCGGGTCAATGGTCAGGCGATGGGTGTGTTGGGCCAGTTGCACCCGCTGGTGGTGGCTGCTTACGAGCTGCAAGTAGACGATGGCCAGCCGGTGCTGGCCGCCGATTTTGACCTTGACGCCTTGCTATGCCAGATACCGGACTTGTACGTGGTGCGGAGTCTCTCTCGCTTTCCCGCAGTGCAGCAAGACATTGCCGTGGTGGTGGATGAGAATCTTCCGGCGGAACAGGTGGAAACGCTCATCGCCCAAACCGGCCGGCCCTTGCTGGTGGAGGTGCGTTTGTTTGACGTGTTCTGGGGAGCGCAGCTTGGCCCGGGCAAAAAGAGCCTGGCCTACAGCCTTACCTTCCAGGCCCAAGATCGCACCCTCACCGACCAGGTGGTGGCCAAACAGCAAGATAAAATTGTCAAACGCCTGGCGCAGGAGTTGGGCGCCAGATTGCGGAGTTAA
- the pheS gene encoding phenylalanine--tRNA ligase subunit alpha translates to MLNQLETMAESARAELGQLNTGDVLDAWHSKYIGRKGEITQMLRRVGELPKEERPTFGQRANQLRQELEAAYEQKAQAVKVTEMEQALAEDALDVTLPGRPVSRGRLHPSTQTLRRIYQIWAEMGFQVYRSRDVETDEMNFQFLNFPPHHPAREMQDTFYTTNPDVLLRTHTSPGQIRVMRDYYPEPIRVILPGMCYRHEQITARSEIQFYQVEGLAVGPGIRFSNLKGTLINFTNRLYGEGRPVRFRASHFPFTEPSAEMDVQCFLCDGRGCRICKYTGWLEILGCGMVHPNVLRNGGYDPDKFSGFAFGMGPERVTMLRHGIEDIRYFWGNDLRFLEQF, encoded by the coding sequence ATGCTCAACCAACTCGAAACCATGGCCGAAAGCGCCCGCGCCGAGTTAGGGCAGCTCAATACGGGCGATGTCCTTGATGCCTGGCACAGCAAATACATTGGCCGCAAAGGCGAAATCACCCAAATGCTGCGGCGGGTGGGTGAACTGCCCAAAGAAGAACGACCTACGTTTGGTCAGCGGGCTAACCAATTACGTCAAGAACTGGAAGCGGCCTACGAGCAGAAAGCCCAGGCCGTGAAAGTCACCGAAATGGAGCAAGCCCTGGCGGAGGACGCGCTCGATGTGACCCTGCCGGGACGCCCCGTGTCCCGCGGCCGATTACATCCCAGCACCCAAACCCTGCGCCGTATCTACCAGATTTGGGCCGAAATGGGCTTCCAGGTTTATCGCAGTCGTGACGTGGAAACCGACGAAATGAATTTCCAGTTCCTCAACTTCCCGCCGCATCACCCGGCTCGTGAGATGCAGGATACCTTCTACACCACCAATCCTGACGTGCTTTTAAGAACCCACACCTCACCCGGCCAAATTCGAGTAATGCGCGACTATTACCCGGAACCGATTCGGGTCATTTTGCCGGGGATGTGTTACCGGCACGAGCAGATTACGGCTCGCTCGGAAATTCAATTCTATCAGGTTGAAGGGTTGGCCGTTGGTCCTGGCATCCGTTTCAGCAATTTAAAGGGCACGCTCATCAACTTCACTAACCGGCTTTACGGCGAGGGCCGTCCGGTGCGTTTCCGGGCCAGCCATTTCCCCTTCACCGAGCCTTCTGCGGAGATGGACGTGCAGTGTTTTTTGTGTGACGGCCGGGGTTGCCGTATCTGCAAGTATACCGGCTGGCTGGAAATTCTGGGCTGCGGCATGGTTCACCCTAATGTGTTGCGTAACGGCGGCTACGACCCTGACAAATTCAGCGGTTTCGCCTTTGGCATGGGGCCGGAACGGGTCACCATGCTCCGCCATGGCATCGAGGACATCCGTTATTTCTGGGGCAATGACCTGCGGTTTTTGGAGCAGTTTTAG